Proteins encoded together in one Camelina sativa cultivar DH55 chromosome 9, Cs, whole genome shotgun sequence window:
- the LOC104711045 gene encoding jmjC domain-containing protein 7-like isoform X2: MAKEIDNLWREVRELSLGTKIERLDSPPSPVKFLRDYVSQSKPCVISNAIAHWPALKLWSDPAYLSRALSNDLVSLHLTPNGCADAVTPVGDRDDLCFASAHVEKVLFPEALQAVQSSCKGKKVGYLQQQNDCFRTEYSTVGLDCDGDISWATEAFGCSPEAVNLWIGTEHSVTSFHKDHYENLYAVVSGEKHFLLLPPTDVHRLYIEQYPAANYSYNRDTEAFKLEVGEPMRHVPWCSVDPYPSSENEASERLKYPLFFNGPKPFHCTVKAGEILYLPSMWFHHVSQTPGDGGYTIAVNYWYDMQFDIKYAYFNFLQSLSYKSSSLNPILSWREDEDWESSDAEV, encoded by the exons ATGGCTAAAGAGATAGATAATTTATGGAGAGAAGTGAGAGAATTAAGCTTAGGAACTAAAATCGAACGTCTTGATTCGCCACCGTCTCCGGTGAAGTTTCTAAGAGACTACGTGTCTCAGAGCAAGCCTTGTGTAATCTCCAACGCTATTGCTCATTGGCCGGCTTTAAAACTCTGGTCGGATCCGGCTTACCTCTCCAGAGCTTTGTCGAATGATCTTGTTTCATTACATCTCACTCCTAACGGCTGCGCTGACGCCGTCACTCCTGTCGGAGATAGAGATGATCTCTGTTTCGCTTCGGCTCATGTGGAGAAAGTTTTGTTTCCGGAGGCTCTTCAGGCTGTTCAATCGTCGTGTAAGGGGAAAAAGGTTGGGTATTTACAACAGCAGAACGATTGTTTCAGAACGGAGTATTCGACTGTTGGTTTAGACTGTGACGGAGATATCTCGTGGGCTACGGAGGCGTTTGGTTGTTCGCCGGAAGCTGTGAACCTTTGGATTGGCACTGAACACTCTGTGACTTCTTTCCACAAAGATCATTACGAGAATCTATACGCAGTTGTTTCAGGGGAGAAACAtttccttctccttcctccGACTGATGTACATCGCCTTTATATCGAACAGTATCCAGCAGCCAATTACTCTTACAATCGA GATACTGAAGCGTTCAAGCTTGAGGTTGGGGAGCCGATGAGGCATGTGCCTTGGTGTAGTGTGGATCCATACCCTTCATCGGAGAATGAAGCAAGTGAGAGATTAAAGTATCCGTTGTTCTTCAATGGCCCGAAGCCGTTTCATTGTACTGTCAAGGCTGGCGAGATTCTTTACCT GCCAAGCATGTGGTTTCACCATGTTAGTCAAACCCCAGGAGATGGTGGCTATACCATTGCAGTGAACTATT GGTATGACATGCAGTTCGACATCAAGTATGCTTATTTCAACTTCTTGCAATCTTTATCATACAAGTCATCTTCACTCAATCCAATTCTGTCttggagagaagacgaagattgGGAATCCAGTGATGCAGAGGTATGA
- the LOC104715304 gene encoding ACT domain-containing protein ACR9-like — MGAPGSEDTVMIEMGKKLGDAHVITVNCPDKTGLCCDVCRIILDFGLYITKGDVTTDGVWCYIVLWVVPYYDSLRLRWSHLKNQLVSVCPSCSTYFVLDLMPSCPASTPVYLLKFFCLD, encoded by the exons ATGGGAGCTCCGGGAAGCGAAGACACCGTCATGATAGAAATGGGGAAGAAGCTAGGAGACGCGCATGTTATCACCGTGAATTGTCCTGATAAGACTGGTTTATGTTGCGATGTTTGCAGAATCATCCTCGATTTCGGACTTTACATCACAAAAGGAG ATGTTACAACTGATGGAGTATGGTGTTACATAGTATTGTGGGTGGTTCCTTACTATGATTCTCTTAGATTGAGATGGTCACATTTGAAGAACCAGCTTGTATCTGTATGCCCGTCTTGCTCAACCTACTTTGTGCTCGATTTAATGCCTTCTTGTCCTGCATCCACGCCTGTTTACTTGTTGAAGTTCTTTTGCCTAGAC
- the LOC104711047 gene encoding uncharacterized protein LOC104711047 isoform X2: MASVPEPEEERLRVRSFVEEEEEEEHELKKLAKSFLGLSFSVMLAHLPNDAISLVPKLTSEVKELKRRLATAEEQVRQMKSRRVEDSKANARVVDIFASHRNAWQEEEKRLLNRIHEMEEEREEFMNRVNELEREVSERDEMIGFMSRRGVEEDDDEGQGDESIERYGVDHLTVSTSSPNGYGISPSSNFNPFQDVQYESLESVYRMKHFVPRRESPWKIDSEATGVSAKLRLLEEELVNLEKVCRSDISKVPSLLRKQAKRYQTLSGKIDDLCRRMSSDPCDATLGPEFRTQRQTEFLLECFRLQQRASETGQKLVSLQTEITRSNHGDHLNQAKMNTGRTLDLIKNNLKQVQRNLEIWLARIIGDLEGILARDGASRVREFYVARYPFVQ, encoded by the exons ATGGCGTCTGTTCCTGAAcctgaagaagagagattgagagtgaGAAGCTtcgttgaggaagaagaagaagaagagcatgaATTGAAGAAGCTAGCCAAGTCATTTCTAGGTTTAAGCTTCTCAGTAATGCTAGCTCATCTCCCAAACGACGCAATCTCACTAGTCCCTAAACTAACATCCGAAGTCAAAGAGCTGAAACGGCGGCTCGCGACGGCGGAGGAACAAGTCCGTCAGATGAAATCACGGCGCGTGGAGGACTCGAAAGCCAACGCGCGTGTCGTCGACATCTTCGCTAGTCACAGGAACGCGTGGCAAGAAGAGGAGAAACGGTTGTTGAATCGGATTCACGAAATGGAAGAAGAGAGGGAAGAGTTTATGAATAGGGTTAACGAATTGGAGAGGGAGGTGagtgagagagatgagatgatTGGGTTTATGTCTAGAAGAGGGGTTGAGGAAGATGACGATGAAGGACAAGGAGATGAGTCTATTGAACGTTACGGTGTGGATCACCTCACTGTATCAACATCATCACCTAATGGTTATGGGATTAGTCCAAGTTCCAATTTTAACCCTTTCcag gatgtGCAGTATGAATCTTTGGAATCTGTGTACCGTATGAAGCATTTTGTGCCAAG AAGGGAATCACCATGGAAGATAGATAGTGAAGCGACGGGTGTATCTGCGAAATTGAGGTTACTTGAAGAGGAATTAGTAAATCTTGAGAAAGTTTGTCGTAGTGACATTTCGAAAGTTCCGTCTTTGTTGAGAAAACAGGCTAAGAGGTATCAGACTCTTTCAGGGAAGATTGATGATCTATGCAGAAGAATG AGTAGTGATCCGTGCGACGCGACATTAGGACCGGAGTTCAGGACGCAAAGACAAACGGAGTTTCTGCTAGAGTGTTTCAGACTTCAGCAGCGGGCATCGGAGACAGGGCAGAAGCTAGTTTCATTGCAGACGGAAATCACAAGGAGTAATCATGGTGAtcatctaaaccaagccaagaTGAACACAGGAAGGACGCTTGATTTGATCAAGAACAATTTAAAACAAGTTCAGAGAAACTTGGAGATTTGGCTGGCTAGGATCATTGGTGATCTCGAAGGCATACTTGCTAGAGATGGGGCTTCGCGCGTTAGGGAATTCTACGTTGCTCGATACCCTTTTGTTCAGTAG
- the LOC104715305 gene encoding ACT domain-containing protein ACR9-like: MPSCPASTPVYLLKFFCLDRNGLLHDVTRVLTELELSIQTVKVTTTPDGRVMDLFFITDNMDLLHTEKRQEDTRGKFRSVLGESCISCELQLAGPEYDCHQNIPSLSPPVAEELFSSEQLTDEDNRVQLLTDDMIKLKDSAIAVDNCLSPAHTLLQIRCVDHRGFLYDVLRTLKDFEIKVIGKTNMRILFIFILVLFIFTSCEIWLDCHAALDAIKTPEEWLRYRSELDNITRGIRVMGELSFKLSSPKANELARAIASSVTKDGRLQSYLALGGPAWLHDRIENERRG; this comes from the exons ATGCCTTCTTGTCCTGCATCCACGCCTGTTTACTTGTTGAAGTTCTTTTGCCTAGACCGGAACGGACTCTTACACG ATGTTACTAGAGTACTAACTGAGCTTGAGCTCTCAATTCAAACCGTGAAGGTGACTACCACGCCAGATGGGAGAGTTATGGATCTTTTCTTCATTACAGATAACAT GGATCTTTTACATACAGAGAAGCGCCAAGAGGATACACGAGGGAAGTTTCGTTCTGTCTTGGGAGAATCCTGTATAAGCTGTGAACTTCAGTTGGCTGGTCCTGAGTATGATTGTCATCAGAATATTCCATCTCTTTCTCCACCAGTGGCTGAGGAGTTGTTTTCGTCTGAGCAGCTTACCGATGAAGATAACCGCGTACAGCTACTTACTGATGATATGATAAAGCTGAAGGATTCTGCAATCGCAGTCGACAACTGTTTAAGCCCGGCTCACACATTACTCCAAATACGCTGTGTTGATCACAGAGGTTTTCTCTATGATGTACTAAGGACATTAAAAGATTTTGAGATTAAGGTAATTGGTAAAACTAACATGCGTATTTT atttatatttattttggttttatttatatttacttcCTGTGAGATTTGGTTGGACTGTCATGCTGCATTGGATGCGATTAAAACGCCTGAGGAATGGCTAAGGTACCGTTCTGAACTTGACAACATTACTAGAGGAATACGGGTGATGGGAGAGCTCTCTTTTAAGCTCTCTTCACCGAAAGCCAATGAGTTGGCTAGGGCGATTGCTTCTAGTGTCACCAAGGATGGACGGTTACAGTCATATCTTGCTCTCGGCGGTCCAGCATGGCTCCATGATCGAATTGAGAATGAACGACGAGGATGA
- the LOC104711045 gene encoding jmjC domain-containing protein 7-like isoform X1 translates to MAKEIDNLWREVRELSLGTKIERLDSPPSPVKFLRDYVSQSKPCVISNAIAHWPALKLWSDPAYLSRALSNDLVSLHLTPNGCADAVTPVGDRDDLCFASAHVEKVLFPEALQAVQSSCKGKKVGYLQQQNDCFRTEYSTVGLDCDGDISWATEAFGCSPEAVNLWIGTEHSVTSFHKDHYENLYAVVSGEKHFLLLPPTDVHRLYIEQYPAANYSYNRDTEAFKLEVGEPMRHVPWCSVDPYPSSENEASERLKYPLFFNGPKPFHCTVKAGEILYLPSMWFHHVSQTPGDGGYTIAVNYWYDMQFDIKYAYFNFLQSLSYKSSSLNPILSWREDEDWESSDAERNSD, encoded by the exons ATGGCTAAAGAGATAGATAATTTATGGAGAGAAGTGAGAGAATTAAGCTTAGGAACTAAAATCGAACGTCTTGATTCGCCACCGTCTCCGGTGAAGTTTCTAAGAGACTACGTGTCTCAGAGCAAGCCTTGTGTAATCTCCAACGCTATTGCTCATTGGCCGGCTTTAAAACTCTGGTCGGATCCGGCTTACCTCTCCAGAGCTTTGTCGAATGATCTTGTTTCATTACATCTCACTCCTAACGGCTGCGCTGACGCCGTCACTCCTGTCGGAGATAGAGATGATCTCTGTTTCGCTTCGGCTCATGTGGAGAAAGTTTTGTTTCCGGAGGCTCTTCAGGCTGTTCAATCGTCGTGTAAGGGGAAAAAGGTTGGGTATTTACAACAGCAGAACGATTGTTTCAGAACGGAGTATTCGACTGTTGGTTTAGACTGTGACGGAGATATCTCGTGGGCTACGGAGGCGTTTGGTTGTTCGCCGGAAGCTGTGAACCTTTGGATTGGCACTGAACACTCTGTGACTTCTTTCCACAAAGATCATTACGAGAATCTATACGCAGTTGTTTCAGGGGAGAAACAtttccttctccttcctccGACTGATGTACATCGCCTTTATATCGAACAGTATCCAGCAGCCAATTACTCTTACAATCGA GATACTGAAGCGTTCAAGCTTGAGGTTGGGGAGCCGATGAGGCATGTGCCTTGGTGTAGTGTGGATCCATACCCTTCATCGGAGAATGAAGCAAGTGAGAGATTAAAGTATCCGTTGTTCTTCAATGGCCCGAAGCCGTTTCATTGTACTGTCAAGGCTGGCGAGATTCTTTACCT GCCAAGCATGTGGTTTCACCATGTTAGTCAAACCCCAGGAGATGGTGGCTATACCATTGCAGTGAACTATT GGTATGACATGCAGTTCGACATCAAGTATGCTTATTTCAACTTCTTGCAATCTTTATCATACAAGTCATCTTCACTCAATCCAATTCTGTCttggagagaagacgaagattgGGAATCCAGTGATGCAGAG AGGAATTCAGATTAA
- the LOC104711050 gene encoding histone H4 encodes MSGRGKGGKGLGKGGAKRHRKVLRDNIQGITKPAIRRLARRGGVKRISGLIYEETRGVLKIFLENVIRDAVTYTEHARRKTVTAMDVVYALKRQGRTLYGFGG; translated from the coding sequence ATGTCAGGCCGTGGAAAGGGAGGTAAAGGTTTGGGCAAAGGAGGAGCCAAGCGTCACAGGAAGGTTCTGAGAGACAACATCCAAGGAATCACCAAGCCTGCGATACGGAGGTTGGCTCGTCGAGGTGGCGTCAAGCGTATCAGCGGTCTGATCTACGAGGAGACGCGTGGCGTTCTCAAGATCTTTTTGGAGAACGTTATCCGTGATGCTGTTACTTACACCGAGCACGCAAGGAGGAAGACGGTGACTGCCATGGATGTGGTCTATGCTCTTAAGAGACAAGGAAGGACTCTCTACGGATTCGGTGGCTAG
- the LOC104711051 gene encoding putative alpha-xylosidase 2 codes for MASPFLALASSLSLLLLALFLCFSTLHCSNSIGKGYRLISIEKYPEDDSFIGYLQVKQRSKIYGSDITTLRLFIKHETDHCLRVHITDAKEQRWEVPYNLLRREKPPPVIRISRKSPVTVQEISGPELILSFTTDPFSFAVRRRSNGETIFNTTRSSDEDFGEMVFKDQYLEISTSLPKEASLYGFGENSQANGIKLVPNEPYTLFAEDVSAFKLNTDLYGSHPVYMDLRNVRGKPYAHSVLLLNSNGMDVFYRGDSLTYKVIGGVFDFYFFAGPSPLNVVDQYTSLIGRPAPMPYWSLGFHQCRWGYRNVSVVEDVVDSYRKGKIPLDVIWNDADYMDGYKDFTLDTVNFPRAKLLAFLDRIHKMGIKYVVITDPGIGVYASYGVYQRGMANDVFIKYEGKPFLAQVWPGPVYFPDFLNPKTVSWWGDEIRRFHELVPIDGLWIDMNEVSNFCSGLCTIPEGKQCPSGDEPSARCCLDCKNLTNTRWDDPPYKINATGYKAPLGFKTIATSAYHYNGVREYDAHSIYGFSETIATHKALLAIQGGKRPFILSRSTFVGSGKYAAHWTGDNQGTWQSLQVSISTMLNFGIFGVPMVGSDICGFFPPTQEELCNRWNHADYYAPRKELYQWGTVAESARNALGMRYKLLRFLYTLNYEAHMTGAPIARPLFFSFPSFTECYGMSKQFLLGSSLMISPVLEQGKTQVVALFPPGSWYHMFDMTQVVVSKNGKRVTLSAPLNAVNVHLYQNTILPMQQGGLVSQEVRTTPFSLVVTFPAGALEGYATGKLFLDEDELPEMELGNGQSTNVDFYASVGNESVKIWSQVKEGKFALSEGLVIEKVIVLGLQGTGEVSEIHINGNPILNETKTIEVSSKEQKYVVSSEDEGESKSFMVELKGLEILVGKDFNISWKMASTYYQWRPLNYE; via the exons ATGGCCTCTCCTTTTTTAGCTctagcttcttctctttctcttcttcttcttgctttgtTCCTCTGCTTCTCAACTCTCCACTGTTCCAACTCCATCGGCAAAGGCTACCGTCTGATCTCAATCGAGAAGTATCCCGAAGATGACAGCTTCATTGGCTATCTCCAAGTCAAGCAGAGAAGCAAAATCTACGGCTCTGATATAACCACCCTTCGTCTCTTCATCAA acaTGAAACAGATCATTGCCTTCGTGTTCACATCACAGACGCCAAGGAACAACGATGGGAAGTTCCGTACAATCTCCTCCGCCGGGAGAAGCCACCACCGGTGATCAGAATATCAAGAAAATCTCCAGTTACGGTACAGGAGATCTCCGGACCGGAGCTGATTTTGAGCTTCACCACAGATCCTTTCAGCTTCGCCGTGAGAAGAAGATCCAACGGCGAGACAATTTTCAACACTACTAGAAGCTCCGATGAGGACTTCGGAGAGATGGTCTTCAAGGACCAGTACCTCGAGATCTCAACTTCGTTACCTAAAGAAGCGTCGTTATACGGATTTGGTGAAAACTCACAAGCCAATGGAATCAAGCTTGTACCTAATGAGCCTTACACTCTCTTCGCTGAAGACGTCTCGGCGTTTAAACTCAACACCGATCTTTACGGGTCGCATCCGGTTTACATGGATTTGAGAAACGTTAGAGGTAAACCTTACGCACACTCTGTTCTGCTTCTCAACAGTAATGGTATGGATGTGTTTTACAGAGGTGATTCCTTGACCTACAAGGTAATCGGAGGTGTTTTCGATTTCTATTTCTTCGCCGGACCGTCGCCTCTCAACGTCGTTGATCAATACACTTCGTTAATCGGACGGCCAGCACCAATGCCGTACTGGTCTCTAG GATTTCATCAGTGTAGATGGGGTTACCGTAACGTATCAGTTGTTGAAGATGTTGTGGACAGTTATCGCAAGGGTAAGATCCCTCTTGATGTGATTTGGAACGATGCTGATTACATGGATGGTTACAAGGACTTCACATTGGATACTGTGAACTTCCCTCGTGCTAAGCTATTGGCTTTCTTGGATAGAATCCATAAGATGGGAATAAAGTATGTTGTGATTACTGATCCTGGTATTGGTGTTTACGCGAGCTACGGTGTATACCAAAGAGGCATGGCTAACGATgtgtttattaaatatgaaGGTAAGCCTTTCCTGGCTCAAGTGTGGCCTGGTCCGGTTTACTTCCCTGATTTCCTTAACCCTAAAACGGTTTCTTGGTGGGGTGATGAGATCCGACGTTTCCATGAATTAGTCCCCATTGATGGTTTATGGATAGACATGAACGAGGTCTCCAACTTCTGTTCTGGTTTGTGCACAATCCCTGAAGGGAAGCAATGCCCGAGTGGGGATGAACCTAGTGCGAGGTGTTGCTTAGACTGCAAGAATTTAACCAATACAAGGTGGGATGATCCACCTTACAAGATCAATGCTACTGGATACAAAGCTCCACTTGGATTCAAGACTATTGCCACAAGTGCTTATCACTACAATGGTGTTCGAGAGTACGACGCTCACAGCATCTATGGATTCTCTGAGACCATAGCGACCCACAAGGCCTTACTTGCTATCCAAGGCGGCAAACGTCCGTTCATATTATCTCGGTCCACTTTTGTTGGTTCAGGTAAGTATGCTGCTCACTGGACCGGAGATAACCAAGGAACATGGCAGAGCTTGCAAGTATCTATCTCGACGATGTTGAATTTTGGAATATTTGGAGTTCCCATGGTTGGTTCAGACATATGTGGATTCTTCCCTCCGACACAAGAAGAACTATGCAACCGTTGGAATCACGCTGATTACTACGCTCCAAGAAAAGAGCTTTACCAATGGGGAACAGTTGCAGAGTCAGCTCGTAACGCTCTTGGGATGAGATACAAACTTCTTCGTTTTCTCTACACTCTCAACTACGAAGCCCATATGACAGGGGCACCAATCGCTAGaccactcttcttctcttttcctagTTTCACCGAATGCTATGGTATGAGCAAACAGTTCTTGCTAGGAAGCAGCTTGATGATATCACCGGTTCTTGAACAAGGCAAAACCCAAGTGGTAGCATTGTTCCCACCAGGTTCTTGGTATCACATGTTTGACATGACTCAGGTCGTTGTTTCCAAGAACGGGAAGCGTGTGACTCTCTCAGCTCCCTTGAACGCTGTGAACGTGCATCTGTATCAGAACACGATATTACCGATGCAACAAGGTGGGTTGGTTTCTCAAGAAGTGAGAACAACACCGTTTAGTCTGGTCGTCACTTTTCCGGCAGGAGCGTTAGAGGGATATGCCACCGGGAAACTCTTTCTGGACGAGGATGAGCTTCCGGAGATGGAACTTGGAAACGGGCAGTCAACGAACGTTGACTTCTACGCATCCGTTGGAAATGAGAGTGTGAAGATATGGTCGCAAGTGAAAGAAGGTAAGTTTGCGTTGAGCGAAGGTTTAGTGATTGAGAAAGTGATTGTTTTGGGACTTCAAGGAACAGGGGAAGTTTCTGAAATACATATCAATGGGAACCCAATCTTGAACGAGACCAAGACGATTGAGGTTAGCTCCAAGGAGCAGAAGTATGTGGTGAGTTCGGAAGATGAAGGAGAGAGTAAGAGCTTCATGGTTGAGCTTAAGGGCCTTGAGATACTAGTGGGTAAGGACTTCAATATATCCTGGAAAATGGCTAGTACGTACTATCAATGGCGTCCATTAAACTACGAGTGA
- the LOC104711047 gene encoding uncharacterized protein LOC104711047 isoform X1, with product MASVPEPEEERLRVRSFVEEEEEEEHELKKLAKSFLGLSFSVMLAHLPNDAISLVPKLTSEVKELKRRLATAEEQVRQMKSRRVEDSKANARVVDIFASHRNAWQEEEKRLLNRIHEMEEEREEFMNRVNELEREVSERDEMIGFMSRRGVEEDDDEGQGDESIERYGVDHLTVSTSSPNGYGISPSSNFNPFQDVQYESLESVYRMKHFVPRRESPWKIDSEATGVSAKLRLLEEELVNLEKVCRSDISKVPSLLRKQAKRYQTLSGKIDDLCRRMQSSDPCDATLGPEFRTQRQTEFLLECFRLQQRASETGQKLVSLQTEITRSNHGDHLNQAKMNTGRTLDLIKNNLKQVQRNLEIWLARIIGDLEGILARDGASRVREFYVARYPFVQ from the exons ATGGCGTCTGTTCCTGAAcctgaagaagagagattgagagtgaGAAGCTtcgttgaggaagaagaagaagaagagcatgaATTGAAGAAGCTAGCCAAGTCATTTCTAGGTTTAAGCTTCTCAGTAATGCTAGCTCATCTCCCAAACGACGCAATCTCACTAGTCCCTAAACTAACATCCGAAGTCAAAGAGCTGAAACGGCGGCTCGCGACGGCGGAGGAACAAGTCCGTCAGATGAAATCACGGCGCGTGGAGGACTCGAAAGCCAACGCGCGTGTCGTCGACATCTTCGCTAGTCACAGGAACGCGTGGCAAGAAGAGGAGAAACGGTTGTTGAATCGGATTCACGAAATGGAAGAAGAGAGGGAAGAGTTTATGAATAGGGTTAACGAATTGGAGAGGGAGGTGagtgagagagatgagatgatTGGGTTTATGTCTAGAAGAGGGGTTGAGGAAGATGACGATGAAGGACAAGGAGATGAGTCTATTGAACGTTACGGTGTGGATCACCTCACTGTATCAACATCATCACCTAATGGTTATGGGATTAGTCCAAGTTCCAATTTTAACCCTTTCcag gatgtGCAGTATGAATCTTTGGAATCTGTGTACCGTATGAAGCATTTTGTGCCAAG AAGGGAATCACCATGGAAGATAGATAGTGAAGCGACGGGTGTATCTGCGAAATTGAGGTTACTTGAAGAGGAATTAGTAAATCTTGAGAAAGTTTGTCGTAGTGACATTTCGAAAGTTCCGTCTTTGTTGAGAAAACAGGCTAAGAGGTATCAGACTCTTTCAGGGAAGATTGATGATCTATGCAGAAGAATG CAGAGTAGTGATCCGTGCGACGCGACATTAGGACCGGAGTTCAGGACGCAAAGACAAACGGAGTTTCTGCTAGAGTGTTTCAGACTTCAGCAGCGGGCATCGGAGACAGGGCAGAAGCTAGTTTCATTGCAGACGGAAATCACAAGGAGTAATCATGGTGAtcatctaaaccaagccaagaTGAACACAGGAAGGACGCTTGATTTGATCAAGAACAATTTAAAACAAGTTCAGAGAAACTTGGAGATTTGGCTGGCTAGGATCATTGGTGATCTCGAAGGCATACTTGCTAGAGATGGGGCTTCGCGCGTTAGGGAATTCTACGTTGCTCGATACCCTTTTGTTCAGTAG
- the LOC104711049 gene encoding LOW QUALITY PROTEIN: protein root UVB sensitive 1, chloroplastic-like (The sequence of the model RefSeq protein was modified relative to this genomic sequence to represent the inferred CDS: deleted 2 bases in 1 codon): MSCSYLISGDASVVASRRWREGSSRQNLYLPRQVLRRQPVPSFSRCVRLVATVNDNFSKQSLGRSCCFASMFSGDIGGSNGNNDNGNGGDGGGDGDGGWWFNGGGDNSDDSSCFNLRFLCFLVLVLSWLSAASAIAKAEKSDSDDSTEKETVWEVRGSKRKRLVPDLVKDEFVSEESAFELSSSLTPENLLAQCRNLLTQFLLPEGFPNSVTSDYLDYSLWRGVQGIASQISGVLATQSLLYAVGLGKGAIPTAAAINWVLKDGIGYLSKIMLSKYGRHFDVHPKGWRLFADLLENAAYGMEMLTPLFPQFFVMIGAGAGAGRSAAALIQAATRSCFNAGFASQRNFAEVIAKGEAQGMVSKSMGILLGIVVANCIGTSTSLALASFGVVTAIHMYTNLKSYQCIQLRTLNPYRASLVFSEYLISGQAPLIKEVNDEEPLFPAVRFLNIKSSEKLQDFVLSSEAKAAASDIEDRLQLGSKLSDVIHNKEEAIALFDLYRNEGYILTEHRGRFCVMLKESSSPQDMLRSLFQVNYLYWLEKNAGIEPASTYSDCKPGGRLHISLDYVRREFEHAKEDSESVGWVTEGLIARPLPSRIRLGYDHEPISSPSSS, from the exons atgagTTGTTCTTATCTAATTTCTGGCGACGCTTCAGTCGTCGCTTCACGGCGGTGGCGTGAAGGTTCTTCCCGGCAGAATCTATATCTCCCACGGCAAGTACTCCGGCGACAACCGGTTCCTTCGTTTTCTCGATGCGTTCGGTTAGTCGCTACTGTGAATGATAACTTTAGTAAACAATCGCTCGGGAGGAGTTGTTGCTTTGCTTCGATGTTTAGTGGAGACATCGGTGGAAGTAACGGGAACAATGATAATGGAAATGGCGGCGATGGTGGTGGTGACGGAGACGGCGGTTGGTGGTTTAACGGCGGTGGCGATAACTCTGATGAttcttcttgtttcaatttgagGTTTCTCTGCTTTCTTGTATTGGTATTGTCTTGGTTATCAGCTGCTTCCGCCATAGCTAAAGCTGAGAAATCAGATAGTGACGATAGCACTGAGAAAGAGACGGTTTGGGAAGTGAGAGGAAGTAAAAGGAAGAGACTTGTTCCTGATTTAGTCAAAGACGAGTTCGTCTCTGAAGAATCAGCTTTTGAATTATCATCTTCTCTAACACCTGAGAATCTTCTAGCTCAATGTAGAAACCTTCTCACTCAGTTCCTTCTTCCTGAAGGTTTTCCCAATAGTGTCACTTCTGATTACCTTGATTACTCTCTCTGGAGAGGTGTTCAAGGTATTGCTAGTCAAATCAGCGGTGTTCTTGCCACTCAG TCTTTGCTTTATGCAGTTGGGTTAGGTAAAGGAGCTATTCCTACAGCTGCAGCTATCAATTGGGTGCTTAAAGATGGAATTGGGTATCTTAGTAAGATCATGTTATCGAAATATGGACGACACTTCGATGTTCATCCCAAAGGATGGAGGCTATTTGCTGATCTTCTTGAAAATGCTGCTTATGGTATGGAGATGCTGACGCCACTCTTCCCTCAGTTCTTTGTCATGATTGGTGCTGGTGCTGGTGCTGGTCGATCTGCTGCTGCATTGATCCAG GCTGCTACTAGAAGTTGTTTCAATGCTGGCTTTGCTTCTCAAAGGAACTTTGCTGAG GTAATTGCCAAGGGGGAAGCTCAAGGAATGGTGAGTAAGTCAATGGGTATCTTGCTCGGAATAGTGGTTGCCAATTGCATAGGAACTTCTACAAGTCTTGCCCTTGCTTCGTTCGGAGTTGTGACAGCAATCCATATGTATACCAATCTCAAATCTTACCAATGCATTCAGCTACGGACTCTAAACCCGTATCGTGCAA GTTTGGTTTTTAGTGAGTATCTCATCAGCGGCCAAGCTCCTCTGATTAAGGAAGTCAATGATGAAGAACCN CTCTTCCCAGCTGTTCGGTTTCTAAACATAAAATCTTCAGAAAAG CTGCAAGATTTTGTCCTATCATCAGAAGCAAAAGCAGCAGCCTCAGACATAGAGGACCGGCTTCAACTAGGATCAAAGCTCAGCGATGTTATCCACAACAAGGAAGAAGCAATAGCACTGTTTGATCTGTATCGCAATGAAGGCTACATCCTTACAGAACATAGAGGCAGATTCTGT GTGATGCTCAAGGAAAGCTCGTCGCCACAAGACATGCTCAGATCGTTGTTTCAAGTGAACTATCTTTACTGGCTAGAGAAGAACGCTGGGATAGAACCTGCAAGCACTTACTCAGACTGCAAACCGGGCGGTCGCCTTCACATTTCTTTGGATTATGTGCGACGAGAGTTTGAACACGCCAAAGAAGACAGCGAATCAGTGGGTTGGGTCACTGAAGGACTGATAGCTAGACCTCTGCCGTCTAGAATCCGTCTAGGTTATGATCATGAACCCATATCTTCTCCTTCTAGCTCATAA